One stretch of Candidatus Bathyarchaeia archaeon DNA includes these proteins:
- a CDS encoding CARDB domain-containing protein, with protein sequence MRAKTAISKLQAILIIDLIIVASAAGGYFYVASLPGPELQPSQIQLMELQVTPSTGLVGQTVKVSVNVTNVGGESGTYTANLLLDGVQNQEQTVKIAPSETKIIEFIISNAGEGTHIVSVGNLEVSFTLTSSVALSDLAINRTTANIGEPIGITVRVTNKAAESTSYAVTLFVNGEEIQTRTGEVEGNGFTSVLFEVVEQTEGAYQVEIGGLTGTFTVNPAAPPAKPAEFQVTNLIIDPEVAEPGIPVDVTAKVTNVGETRGSYVVDFAVNGAVQSSKTVELSGGETTTVEFTVTESAKGDYAISVGDATGTLSIQGPSTIKLSNLIVKPYEVWAGETVHVSAKAVNEGSAQSSITVKLRVGTGQNSLETVETKTITLPAGAEENVEFTIVAPPLPGGDSQTYVIDLNGLPGGYMVVKDGYHTLNVNISPRGDADFYITMPNGAREMHTTFWTALLPEGTYTIEMPNQDPTGRVTFLQWDDGSTSLFRTVTLTDRLSVTATYTGGSSCPSLYMWNGTQYNYVGEVSNHGWLGYTRYVNSDGSLEYWRNNPWDYLPLGQDQLEAVNGSYLLSLTQKWDEIFFIDSAYLLAIDHPVGTDVYSTMVEQYIDPAYMGKIYTVSQDLLSPVSATNEFVIAYNGTVVKSYNQEDALAAISNKDDLSTSGFNGKYSENWDNQTWNRLTLDLGNLTGQKQIKLVVNAMVDWGPEESYTLWMNKFYSTQVPDLTEPTPTPFMEVKDANGNWVPVPESRQFPLPPDGILRTFVVDLTGLFPTEDYSLRISNFWNVTFDYVGVDVMPDQNTTIQRINAQADLSQEFVPIAAGSSGNFTRYGNVTELLLSEDNMFVIGRQGDSVALQFPTSNLTDPEPGMERSYYFFVACWFKVQYANYGFGPGNDGFTVTPIPFHNMTGFPYPLQTESYPYDADHINYLEQYNTREVIAVPHEP encoded by the coding sequence ATGCGCGCCAAAACTGCAATAAGCAAACTTCAAGCAATCCTCATAATTGACCTAATCATAGTCGCCTCCGCAGCTGGAGGATACTTCTATGTAGCCTCGTTACCTGGACCCGAACTGCAACCCTCCCAGATTCAACTCATGGAACTCCAAGTGACCCCCTCAACGGGGTTAGTGGGGCAAACCGTAAAGGTATCGGTTAACGTCACCAACGTGGGCGGTGAAAGCGGAACCTACACAGCAAACTTGTTGCTGGATGGCGTACAGAACCAAGAACAAACAGTCAAGATTGCACCCAGCGAAACTAAAATCATTGAATTTATAATCTCAAACGCTGGAGAAGGAACACATATAGTCAGCGTTGGCAATTTAGAGGTCTCTTTCACGCTGACCAGTTCAGTTGCGTTATCTGATTTGGCCATCAACCGCACCACTGCAAACATAGGCGAACCCATCGGCATCACCGTCAGAGTCACCAACAAAGCAGCAGAAAGCACCAGCTATGCGGTCACGCTCTTCGTAAATGGCGAGGAAATCCAAACCAGAACAGGCGAAGTAGAAGGAAACGGCTTCACAAGTGTTCTCTTTGAAGTAGTGGAACAAACTGAGGGAGCATACCAAGTTGAAATCGGTGGCTTGACGGGAACCTTTACGGTTAACCCTGCGGCGCCGCCTGCTAAACCAGCCGAGTTCCAAGTTACAAACCTAATAATCGACCCCGAGGTTGCTGAGCCAGGAATACCCGTTGACGTAACTGCCAAAGTCACAAACGTAGGCGAAACCCGTGGCAGTTACGTAGTTGACTTCGCCGTCAACGGTGCCGTGCAAAGCAGCAAAACCGTGGAGTTATCCGGAGGGGAAACCACAACCGTCGAGTTTACAGTAACAGAATCCGCAAAGGGCGACTACGCCATCAGCGTAGGCGACGCTACTGGAACGCTCAGCATTCAAGGTCCTTCAACAATAAAGCTTAGCAACCTTATTGTTAAGCCCTATGAAGTTTGGGCTGGAGAAACAGTCCACGTTTCAGCAAAAGCCGTCAATGAAGGGTCAGCCCAAAGCAGCATAACCGTTAAACTCAGAGTGGGCACCGGCCAAAACAGCTTAGAAACCGTGGAAACCAAAACCATAACCCTGCCAGCAGGCGCAGAAGAAAACGTGGAATTCACCATAGTCGCGCCACCACTACCCGGCGGAGACTCGCAAACCTACGTCATCGACTTGAACGGGTTACCCGGCGGCTACATGGTTGTCAAAGACGGCTACCACACGCTTAACGTAAACATTTCACCCCGCGGTGACGCAGACTTCTACATCACCATGCCCAACGGCGCCAGAGAAATGCACACCACCTTCTGGACGGCACTGCTGCCCGAAGGCACCTACACCATCGAGATGCCTAATCAGGACCCAACAGGCAGAGTGACTTTCCTACAGTGGGATGATGGAAGCACCAGCCTTTTCCGCACCGTGACCTTAACGGACAGGTTGTCAGTTACGGCAACATACACTGGCGGTTCATCATGCCCCTCACTGTACATGTGGAATGGCACCCAATACAACTATGTGGGCGAAGTTTCCAACCATGGCTGGCTGGGCTACACTCGATATGTTAACTCGGATGGTTCCCTTGAGTATTGGAGAAACAACCCATGGGACTACCTCCCGCTGGGGCAAGACCAACTGGAGGCTGTTAACGGCAGTTACTTGCTGAGCCTAACCCAGAAATGGGATGAAATCTTCTTCATTGACTCCGCGTACCTGCTTGCAATCGACCACCCAGTTGGAACAGATGTCTACTCGACCATGGTGGAACAGTACATCGACCCAGCGTACATGGGCAAAATCTACACAGTGAGCCAAGACCTGTTAAGCCCCGTCTCTGCCACAAACGAATTTGTCATTGCATACAACGGCACCGTTGTAAAGTCATATAACCAAGAAGACGCCTTAGCAGCCATTTCAAACAAAGACGACTTATCCACCTCTGGCTTTAACGGTAAATACAGCGAAAACTGGGACAACCAAACCTGGAACCGACTAACCTTAGACTTGGGCAACCTGACAGGACAGAAACAAATCAAGCTGGTAGTTAACGCAATGGTAGATTGGGGTCCAGAAGAAAGCTACACTTTATGGATGAACAAGTTCTACTCTACGCAAGTACCAGACTTAACGGAGCCAACACCAACACCCTTCATGGAAGTAAAAGACGCCAACGGAAACTGGGTACCTGTTCCAGAAAGCCGACAGTTCCCGCTTCCACCTGATGGAATCCTCCGAACATTCGTGGTGGACCTAACTGGGCTGTTCCCCACAGAAGACTACTCGTTGCGGATAAGCAACTTCTGGAACGTGACCTTTGACTACGTAGGAGTAGATGTAATGCCTGACCAAAACACAACCATACAAAGAATCAACGCCCAAGCAGACCTTTCCCAAGAATTCGTACCCATAGCAGCAGGCTCCTCAGGCAACTTCACAAGATACGGCAACGTAACCGAACTGCTACTCAGCGAAGATAACATGTTTGTAATCGGCAGACAAGGCGACTCAGTTGCCCTGCAGTTTCCAACAAGCAACCTCACCGACCCCGAACCAGGCATGGAAAGAAGCTACTACTTCTTTGTCGCTTGCTGGTTCAAAGTGCAATACGCAAACTACGGCTTCGGACCTGGAAACGACGGCTTCACAGTGACGCCCATTCCGTTCCACAACATGACTGGATTCCCCTATCCGCTGCAAACCGAAAGCTACCCCTACGACGCAGACCACATAAACTATCTGGAGCAGTACAACACCCGCGAAGTTATTGCGGTACCCCATGAGCCTTAA
- a CDS encoding Lrp/AsnC family transcriptional regulator yields the protein MEESKLENLAGPMDYVDFQILCLLQQDSRLSFNKIANKLDISVGTAFNRIKNLEKSGILKGYTIVLDSEKIGYGLTALILIQTEGGHLAEVEKEISKSANVIAIYDITGDYDAAVITKFQERDRLSVFIKNLMAVPHVKRTATSVALEVIKEEFRINLHDADTSEVLNKKKQCLQPHRVKNTDKEKINKVKLQKSRLETKAFQQEIAEAAKTS from the coding sequence TTGGAGGAATCTAAACTGGAAAATTTAGCCGGACCCATGGATTATGTCGATTTCCAGATACTATGTTTACTGCAACAAGATTCAAGGCTAAGCTTCAATAAAATAGCCAACAAACTCGACATCTCGGTCGGAACAGCATTCAACCGCATCAAAAACCTGGAAAAAAGCGGCATTCTCAAAGGATACACAATCGTTCTGGACTCCGAGAAAATAGGCTACGGTTTAACTGCCCTAATCCTGATTCAAACTGAAGGGGGACATTTAGCCGAAGTTGAAAAAGAAATCTCCAAATCCGCCAACGTCATCGCAATTTATGACATAACAGGAGACTACGACGCCGCTGTCATAACAAAATTCCAAGAAAGAGACCGCCTAAGCGTCTTCATAAAAAACCTCATGGCAGTTCCACATGTCAAAAGAACCGCAACCAGTGTCGCGCTGGAAGTAATCAAAGAGGAATTCCGAATAAACCTCCACGACGCCGACACCTCCGAAGTTCTAAATAAGAAAAAACAATGTCTACAACCTCATCGCGTAAAAAACACAGATAAAGAAAAAATCAATAAGGTCAAACTCCAAAAAAGCCGCTTAGAAACAAAAGCGTTTCAGCAAGAGATAGCTGAAGCTGCGAAAACAAGCTAA